The following proteins are co-located in the Paludibaculum fermentans genome:
- a CDS encoding archaemetzincin family Zn-dependent metalloprotease, producing the protein MSGLCLASLGEVEESLMRTIAECVEERIGLPVVRRMQLPVPLDGYDRARGQMSSVTMLKLLLERAPSGVSRILGVTESDLFIPMLTFVFGQAQLKGRAAVVSAARLRQEFYGMAPDGTALLGRARKEAMHELGHTFGLIHCPDTRCAMSLSINLPQVDSKLEWYCEGCWPVLQERLEEVRYD; encoded by the coding sequence GTGAGCGGCCTGTGTCTGGCCTCGCTCGGCGAGGTCGAGGAGTCACTGATGAGGACCATCGCCGAATGCGTGGAGGAGCGGATTGGATTGCCGGTCGTGCGCCGTATGCAGTTGCCCGTGCCCCTGGATGGGTACGACCGCGCGCGAGGCCAGATGAGTTCCGTGACGATGCTCAAACTGCTGCTCGAACGGGCACCGTCCGGCGTCTCGCGCATCCTGGGTGTCACCGAGAGCGATCTGTTCATCCCGATGCTGACATTTGTCTTCGGACAGGCGCAGTTGAAAGGCCGCGCGGCCGTGGTCTCGGCCGCCAGGCTGCGGCAGGAATTCTATGGAATGGCACCGGACGGAACCGCGTTGTTGGGCCGCGCGCGCAAGGAAGCGATGCACGAGCTCGGCCATACGTTCGGGCTGATCCACTGTCCCGACACGCGTTGCGCGATGAGCCTGTCCATCAACCTGCCGCAGGTGGACTCGAAATTGGAATGGTATTGCGAAGGCTGCTGGCCCGTTCTGCAGGAACGGCTGGAAGAAGTGAGGTACGACTGA